A genome region from Ptiloglossa arizonensis isolate GNS036 chromosome 4, iyPtiAriz1_principal, whole genome shotgun sequence includes the following:
- the Uros1 gene encoding uroporphyrinogen III synthase 1 yields the protein MAPRYERVVLCRGTSEKNDSQEAYVQTLKTAGYACDSLPTLCFKFVNISELQACLSTPHSYHGLILTSRRAVEAIILAAKEDSNILLPWRKLKVYCVGPATESFAKSHLGSENCFGSNTGNAKELAEQLIVSVEKRSKPLLYPCSEISRETIEKILNENEICVYKIVVYKTLPSETLEQDLLKFMDNIPKIFVFFSPSTVEHIVTLLKKKSYNTSKVKAVAIGPVTRQALFDIGLECFATASKPDPISLLEAINDAEKNEVNESTV from the exons ATGGCACCGCGTTACGAAAGAGTGGTTTTATGTCGCGGCACATCGGAAAAGAATGATTCGCAAGAAGCTTATGTGCAAACATTGAAAACTGCAGGTTATGCCTGCGATTCTTTACCTACTTTATGCTTCAAGTTCGTGAATATATCGGAACTGCAAGCATGTCTTTCTACGCCGCACTCGTATCATG GACTCATCTTGACAAGTCGACGTGCAGTGGAAGCGATTATTCTTGCAGCTAAAGAAGACAGCAACATTCTACTCCCCTGGAGGAAATTGAAAGTATATTGTGTAGGGCCAGCAACCGAATCTTTTGCCAAAAGTCACTTAGGTTCTGAAAACTGCTTTGGTAGCAATACAGGTAATGCGAAAGAACTAGCAGAACAATTAATTGTCTCTgttgagaaacggtcaaagCCTTTGCTGTATCCTTGTAGTGAAATTAGTCGAGAGACAATAGAGAAAAttcttaatgaaaatgaaatatgtgtTTACAAGATAGTTGTTTATAAAACTTTACCTAGTGAAACGTTAGAACAGGATTTGTTAAAATTCATGGATAACATCcccaaaatatttgttttctttagTCCTTCTACTGTAGAACATATAGtaactttattaaaaaaaaagtcttATAATACAAGTAAGGTAAAAGCAGTTGCCATCGGACCTGTGACTAGGCAAGCACTATTTGATATTGGGTTAGAATGTTTTGCTACTGCGAGCAAACCTGATCCAATATCTTTATTGGAAGCTATTAATGATGCTGAGAAAAACGAAGTTAATGAGAGCACTGTGTGA
- the Pez gene encoding protein tyrosine phosphatase non-receptor pez has protein sequence MPFKFHLKKSRQYNVVSKNQYVICVELLDTTTIECTLSIDSLGQECLDNVTQRLGLGQPEFFGLRYISRHDSPSPRWVDVDKPLKKQLEKEAKNFSLYLRVMYYVTDVQLIQDEMTRYHYYLQLKSDVMEGRFHCNSRQATLLASYSMQAEFGNYDVERHTLECLQQCTVFPKDVIQADPGGLDSLLHTAVCQYKNLIGVTQAASEELYISIVMQLEGYGNETFSTKDNGNNEVILGISINGIMIVYPSIQTTQFCRWKDISNVINHKKTFRIECQAESEDAKQFIFNESRNAKYVWRLCIAQHTFYMQHQEFRPLERSANGYFDSDTNDSGDHAVSVNLDNRNAEGHTRWTSYNDLSTSPYPPVVSVSSTDINNLRALLPSYRPAPDYETAVQMKYNNGGNPPQPYYANQSTIVGADISCLLSNVVNRSRY, from the exons ATGCCGTTTAAATTTCATCTGAAGAAAAGTCGGCAGTATAATGTGGTGTCAAAAAACCAGTATGTAATTTGTGTTGAGTTATTGGACACAACCACCATAGAGTGTACACTGAGCATTGACAGCCTTGGTCAAGAATGCTTGGACAATGTCACTCAACGTTTAGGCTTAGGGCAACCAGAATTCTTTGGTCTGCGTTATATTTCTAGACATGATTCTCCATCTCCAAGATGGGTAGATGTAGATAAACCACTAAAGAAACAACTTGAAAAGGAGGCCAAAAATTTTAGTCTCTATTTGAGAGTCATGTACTATGTAACAGATGTGCAGCTAATTCAAGATGAAATGACAAG GTATCATTACTATCTTCAGTTAAAAAGTGATGTAATGGAAGGGAGATTCCATTGCAATTCTAGACAAGCTACTCTTTTAGCGAGTTATTCAATGCAAGCTGAATTTGGTAATTATGATGTTGAAAGGCATACACTGGAATGCTTACAACAGTGTACAGTATTCCCTAAG GATGTTATTCAGGCAGATCCTGGGGGTTTAGATTCTCTTTTGCATACTGCTGTATGCCAATATAAGAATCTGATTGGTGTTACTCAAGCTGCATCGGAGGAATTATATATTTCTATTGTTATGCAGTTAGAGGGTTATGGCAATGAAACATTCTCCACTAAG GACAATGGCAACAATGAAGTAATACTTGGCATTTCCATTAATGGAATTATGATAGTTTATCCAAGCATACAAACAACACAATTCTGCAG ATGGAAAGACATAAGTAATGTCATTAATCACAAAAAGACATTTAGAATAGAATGTCAGGCTGAGAGTGAAGATGCAAAGCAGTTCATATTCAATGAATCGCGCAATGCAAAATATGTGTGGCGCTTATGCATAGCACAGCACACATTTTACATGCAGCATCAAGAATTTCGTCCACTGGAACGATCGGCTAATGGGTATTTT GACAGTGACACAAATGATTCAGGAGATCATGCAGTGTCTGTAAACCTAGATAACCGAAACGCGGAAGGTCATACGCGGTGGACAAGTTACAATGATCTTTCAACATCACCATATCCCCCTGTGGTGTCCGTGTCTTCTACGGATATAAATAACCTACGTGCCTTACTTCCATCATATAGACCTGCACCTGATTACGAAACTGCCGTCCAAATGAAATACAACAATGGAGGAAACCCTCCTCAGCCTTACTATGCTAATCAATCCACGATTGTTGGAGCAGATATTTCGTGCCTTCTCAGTAATGTTGTTAATCGAAGTAGAtattaa